The stretch of DNA CTTACTGATGAGAAATTGGGGCCCGGAGAGTCTACACAACTGACTAAGTTGCTGATcaagggcagagccaggatgaGCATTTGGCATCCCTGATGTCCAGGCGGGACAGTGTAAGGAGAGGAGCCTGTGGTTCAGGGGCACAGAGAACTGATGTCGAATCCTAATCTGACCACTTCCTGGCTACATATCTTCATCCAATAGTTAAACTCCACGAGTCTCAGCTAAGTCACCTAAAACTGGGATCGAGATTAATATTTCACAGGGTTCTGGGGTGAATTAAATGTATGCACAGTAATGGAGTACCTCGCCCATGATAGATGTCTCGGGAGCATTTCCCTCCTCCCACTATTTATCATTCACCTATTCTCTTTCACCCATCCCTTCATCTGAATATATGTTCATAAATCTCCCGTGTGATTGATTTTAGGAAGCAGTGTGGGATaatgaaaaaaacagaacatagaCTGTGGAATCCGACAGCCCTGGGTCTGAATTCTCCGTCATTTATTAACTCTGGCCCCTGGGACCTTGATTCCTTAGCTTCCTCATCAGTGAGCAGGGAAAATGATCCCAACCCCTCAGGAGTGATATAAAGATTAAGTGAGAGAACATATGCAAAGTATCTACCATCTGGCAACCATGGGGTTGGTTCATGTAATTTCCAGCCCCCTCTTCATTCCTGAGAAATTAATCCAACATGTTCCTATGAGATCCTACTATGTGCTATGTATTCACTACACCAGCAGCCCTTAGAGTTAAAGTAATAAGGATTTGGTCAGTTATGAGTTATGTTTATGGTTAATTCGGTTTTCCTGAAAAATAGGAAAGCCCCCAGATTATCCTAACAATGATGCTTCTCAGGCTTTGACATGCCAGGTTTGTCCAAGCAGAGTGTCATACCCATGGGTGTCATATTCTTGTGAGTTCCATGGCAAGGCTTAACCAGGGCCCTAGCGTGGCGCACAGCCTCGGCCCTGAAGCTGACCTGGAAAGGGAGTCTTTACTGAAACCACAGGGCCCCTTCCTGTACCAGACTTTGTATTCCAATAAAAGATGCTGGCCTAGAGAGCCATCAGCTCACAGTCCCAGCACTGCATACCCTACTCTGATGATGCAGCAAACGAAGGCACAAGAGAGATGCATGAAAACTCCAGAGTTTATGCAATAGTTCGGACTTTCCACGAGCCACATGTGTCTCTATTTCATTCCTGTGCTTTCTGCTTTAACACCATCATCTCTGTGGATCTCGTCCTTGTTATTCTCTACCTGTACTATGTTTGACAAAAGTtaggtgaaaaaaatatatataaaaagagcTACCTAACATGAAACAGGAAACAAAGGTAGTTGGGGTTAAAATGCctgaaaatggggcacctgggtagctcagtagattaagcatcagacttgatttccactcaggtcatgatctaagggttatgggattgaaccctatgtcaggctccaagctcagctctgcttctttccctctccctctgcccctcccccacacttgtgcatgctctctcaaaaataaataagtaaatcgttaaaaaaaaaaaatgcctgaaaaTGAAGAGAAGTTAAAATCATAGGAGACATGTGAAGTAGACACCAGAtgctaaaaacaaatattatcatTCAGCAGTATGACTCTGGTGGCTCTTTGAAGATTTTCACTGTTGCTctttatttcattgtgattttgtaAAGCTTGAAACTTCATGGattctttgtctttcttaaaCTCCATTTCAAGTGTACATGTGTATACGTGTGTATTGGTTTAAGATTAGGTGTTAgagcttttcttctccttccatccatccatccttccttcctttccctccctctctccctctgctttccctctcctcatccctttctcccttctccctctcctcctccctccctccctttttccctccttccattccttccttcttttcccttccttccttccttccttccttccttccctccctccctccctcccttccttccttcctctctctctttctctctctctttctttctttttctgtcttaggACACAATAAGGCTCTGATTTCCAGGGTCCAGCCACAGGACTCCCAGCGGCCCTCACCATGTGCAGTGGTGAGTCCCCGAGCTCGCACCCCGGCTGGAGAGGGCCCTGAAAATGGCACCGTACCCCTTTGGACTCCATATGGGAAGTGAAATCTCTAATATCAGGCTGGTTTCTAGAAAAAAGGGAGATTAAAAGTCTGCAGTACAGTCTGGGTTTTTCACAAGCTTGTGTTTGGACTTGTGCTTGTTCTACAAACAGCTGGCAGAGAAGACAGATGTGGCTGTTAGAGCTGCAGACAGTCTAAGAACAAGCACTAAGCGGGAGCCACGCACAGGTAAGGACAGAGCCAGGCAAGAAGCCATTATTATACCATGATCTAGTGCGCTTTCTGGAAGGTTGTTGCCTGCCCGTAAAGGGCTTGGGCTTATTTATGAGACAATGAAAGACTGTGTTTATTAGCTGTTGTCTCCCAGCTCCCAccacccctcacccacccccaacccagttaaaaaaaaaaaagtttctagaggaatcattcaaaataaaagtcaGCTCCAGCACAAAGGCCACACTCCTTGCCAGTTGGTTTTATTCTATTCCTGAGTGAACAACATATTCGGCATATTCTCAACAGCCCAGGGAATTGTTCTCTCCCTATGGGCTATTAGCTTCCATTTTTTCAAAGCATCTCtgagtatttaaaaatgaacattttttttcaaaaaatcaggGAACAGTTGGCATGCAGCCAGCATCTCAAAGACAGGGATAAAATCCCAAACCTATAGCTCAAGTGAATGAGAGGTCTGTAGGGACAAGACAAATGCAACCTAAGTGTTACAAATTGACCTCAGAACCTAGGAAAATGTTCTCTGTCCCTCAGTCTCCCAGGTCTCTCATCTTCTCAAGGTGAATTCCCCCCaaccctggggggtgggggaggggatccGTCTCTCTTCTGTGTTCACACTTCTTCTCtagccctttttctttctcttctggttTGCTGCCTCTGTTCCTTATTTCTCCTTCCTCACCCCATCTCTccacctttcccttttcctttctgagtTTCTCTCATCTCTTCCTCATGAAATCCCTCTTCAACAGACCTTAATATGAAAttggattatattttaaaatatttatgaagaagtTTCTATATCTTCTGTTCTTACTGTTTCATCTGAGTGAGCTGAAAATTTCAGTTCTCTCTGTGCCGATCACACATGAATGACGTATGTGTTAGGTTGTTGGAAAGACTTACAGGATTCAGACAGGTTGTGCTGGTGACACAGCTTTAATATGAGCAGGTAGTACAACACAGAACCAGTGGGAGAAAGACCTGCACCAGATGGGGCCCGAGACCTCAGGTGCAGGCTTCTATGTCCATCCACAGCTGCACCGCACAGAACAAGCTCCGTCCCCAGTTCTCAACTGACCACCGGGATGTGTGCAAAGGCCTGGGCCCCAGGAACCCTGTGCTCAGCTCCTGGTGGGGTCTCTTAGAGTGAGCTGGTCACATGGGGACATTCCAGCCACCTGACCAGCCTCACCTGTCAGAACCCTCAGCTCCACCCAAACAAAGTGCAAAGCATAAATCCCGTTATTTTCACTCAACAACACAGCAGGGTGGTTCGTTCCGTACCCAAACTCACAGACCCGTGATGGCAAAACAGCACTTATCTCCCGTTAATGCATCTTGAAGTTTTGATCAGGACAGCTTTAGGAACCCTGTACATAAGTGTTTGGTCAGCTGACCCCTGCTGAGATTAACCTACTGTGCACTctgtctcttaaaaacaaaatactttctaTTTACACTAACATGGCTCTTTTCTGTGAGCCTCAAGTCTGTGTTTTCAGAACAGATACCTCCCAGACTGATTACACAAAATGGAAGGGATGTGCCAAGGCAggctgctcctgctccctctgacAGGCTTCCTTTTCGGCCCTCAGCTTCCATTTCATCTCCAGGATGGCCTTCTCTACCTCCTCCAGGGCTCGCTCTCGCCTTTCCACTGCCCTCTCCCGCCATTCCACAGCCCTCTCCCTCCTAAGCACCTCCTTTTCCCTTTGGCTGGCCCACAACGCCAGGGCCCCCACCTGCTCCAGGAGCCGGGCCCAGTCGCCCTCGATCCCTATGGggagctggggcccctggggcctCAGGTCCTTGCGCTGCCCCACCTGACCATGGCCAGTCCTCTCTAGCTCCTCTCTATGCATGCTCTTCAGATGTTTCCACAAGGCTGTGGTGCCCACGTTAACCCCGGGGCCACGGCTCACCTGCCTGCCGCACAGGCGGCAGGTGGCGTATTGGTTGGGGTGGTGGCCGGCACGAACAGGGGCCAGGTGGAAATACTCCCATACCTCTGAAAACCGGGTCCCCTTGTTGTGCGGCAGAGGGGCGGGCATAGCTCTCATGAAAGGGCCAACCGGTTCTCCCTTCTCActcactgcctcttcctccttcatCTCTAGGTCTCCTTTTGCTTTCATCCTggttccctcctcttcctcctcctcccgcctcatcctctctcctcttctgcagCTTTCCTTGAGCCAGAAGTCTTAGCTCAAGCACAGCTAAAGCAAAATGAGCAATTGGGAAGGGACTGTGGTAACTCTTGGGCATTCACAACAATGGTCAAAGGCTGGCCGCACCTGAGTGGTGTGGTGTTTCCTCCTTTCCGCTTCACGGGAGAGTCAGGGTGAGTCAGAGCCACATGAAATGCCCTCTGAGGCTCCCGTGTACATGATCTCCAGGCCCCAGATGTGTATTGACCCCTCCTTGTCTAGACCAGAAAGGCAAAGCAAATGAGCCCAGAAATCACAAAGTTCTTCAGTAAATTCGGGGTCCTCTACAGATCAAGCACCATCCCGCACACTTCTGAACATTGGAAATGTCAGGTTTTCTCTTGATTCCCTCCTGGCTGCTTCCACTGTTTCTATGCTCGTGGATGCTATAAATGGATTTTGGAGGCTCCGAACCCTCAGGCTGCTCACGACGTCCAGGGCTGGGGCATCACTGGCCTTCCTCAGAGTAGGGAGAAGCACACCCAGAGAGATGCTGATGTGGGAGACACTCGCACTTCCTGAGAACTGGTGCAACAGGCAATCCAAACTCTGGGTAATAAAGTTCCCAGTGTGAGGTCAGTTTGCCCCTAGAGAGGTAGGTCCCTCTGGGAATGAGATTCTAAGAATTCCGAACAGCAGGCTTAGCTGTTTTCAGCAGGACGAGCTGGCATGGacagaggagaaggaggtggaGCACATCTCCAGAGACCTGTCGCCCTGTGGTCCTCAGCAAGTAGCTTACACTGCACCTTCCCTGGCACCATCACCTGCAAAGCCAATAGCTGAGAAGACCTTCCCGACGGCAGCTTGCTCCAGATGTTTGCCTGATTCACCCCCCACCGAAATAAATAGATGGATAATTAATTTACATTGTAAAAAATAGCCTGACATCTCTCTCCTTTTGGGGGTCGTTTCTTAAGTAATGGAGAGCCTTCTTTGTCAAGCTTTGTAACCCCAAAGAGTTAGGAAACTCCCACCTCCCCAACCCTACAAGTGGGTACTTACAGTCAAGCAAGGCTCTGAACATGTCTCTGAGGGCTTTGGTATGGGGTGAGCACTTTGGCACGCCGTGGGTAACTATTAGCTGACTCCTGCCCCCAGGGGGAGGGCACCTGCAGTTCCTGTTCCCTCCCACATCCAGGGAAACCTCCTTTCCAGGTGGGTGTGTCCAAGTCTGCCCACGCACTGAGGCAGACTTTgtctctgcccccctcccaccccaaaaaAGAGGTTCCTGGAACAGGGCTGGTAATAAAACGGTAAGTCAAGCACCTACAAGTCTTAGCTCTCTCTTTCCAGATAACTCGATCATCTGGCCTcttaaagcaaaggaaaatactGAGGGGGGGGAAAAGGGTGAGATTTCAGCAGAGAAACCACAGGCCTCAATGACATCTgtgctttcaaatattttgtccagTTGTCAGACCATGAGTCTCAACATTGGA from Neovison vison isolate M4711 chromosome 6, ASM_NN_V1, whole genome shotgun sequence encodes:
- the ZBED2 gene encoding zinc finger BED domain-containing protein 2, which encodes MRREEEEEEGTRMKAKGDLEMKEEEAVSEKGEPVGPFMRAMPAPLPHNKGTRFSEVWEYFHLAPVRAGHHPNQYATCRLCGRQVSRGPGVNVGTTALWKHLKSMHREELERTGHGQVGQRKDLRPQGPQLPIGIEGDWARLLEQVGALALWASQREKEVLRRERAVEWRERAVERRERALEEVEKAILEMKWKLRAEKEACQREQEQPALAHPFHFV